In one Populus nigra chromosome 12, ddPopNigr1.1, whole genome shotgun sequence genomic region, the following are encoded:
- the LOC133670078 gene encoding serine acetyltransferase 5-like: protein MPPEGELRYPSPPPTDSTTTIDDEAGWVWAQIKAEARRDAESEPALASYLYSTILSHSSLERSLSFHLGNKLCSSTLLSTLLYDLFLNTFTSDPGLCVAAVADLRAARARDPACVSFSHCLLNYKGFLACQAHRVAHKLWNQSRRPLALALHSRISDVFAVDIHPAAKIGKGILFDHATGVVIGETAVIGNNVSILHHVTLGGTGRASGDRHPKIGDGVLIGAGATILGNVKIGEGAKIGAGSVVLIDVPPRTTTVGNPARLVGGKEKPAKHEECPGESMDHTSFISDWSDYII from the exons ATGCCGCCGGAAGGGGAGCTCCGATACCCATCACCGCCACCAACAGATTCCACCACCACAATAGACGACGAGGCGGGCTGGGTGTGGGCCCAGATAAAAGCGGAAGCGAGGCGCGACGCCGAGTCAGAGCCAGCTTTGGCAAGCTACCTATATTCGACAATTCTGTCTCACTCATCACTAGAGAGGTCGCTCTCCTTTCATTTAGGAAACAAGCTCTGCTCTTCAACGCTTCTCTCAACTCTCTTGTACGATCTCTTCCTCAACACTTTCACTTCAGACCCTGGTCTTTGCGTCGCTGCTGTTGCTGACCTTCGAGCCGCACGTGCTCGTGACCCTGCTTGCGTTTCTTTCTCTCACTGCCTCCTCAATTACAAAGGTTTCTTGGCCTGCCAG GCTCATCGAGTTGCTCATAAGTTGTGGAATCAGTCTCGTAGGCCTCTGGCGTTGGCTTTACACTCTCGAATCTCTGATGTTTTTGCCGTTGATATACACCCAGCAGCCAAGATTGGCAAGGGTATACTTTTTGATCATGCAACTGGTGTGGTGATTGGTGAAACAGCAGTGATTGGTAATAATGTCTCCATTTTGCATCATGTTACACTTGGAGGAACAGGGAGAGCCTCTGGGGATCGCCACCCCAAGATTGGTGACGGAGTGTTGATTGGAGCAGGTGCCACCATTTTGGGGAATGTAAAGATTGGGGAAGGAGCAAAGATTGGAGCAGGCTCAGTAGTGCTAATTGATGTGCCCCCTCGAACCACTACAGTTGGAAATCCTGCAAGGTTAGTGGGAGGGAAGGAAAAACCAGCTAAGCATGAGGAATGCCCTGGAGAGTCCATGGATCATACTTCATTTATCTCTGACTGGTcagattatattatttga
- the LOC133669226 gene encoding uncharacterized protein LOC133669226, which translates to MQKLLQRYPSSPPLLCTPVSTSFFLFKNKPYPSFSMPTATNFCTSTSFLAAFVAKKLTITPTLTSRFYSTTYCTCRSAVGYKTTNPLRAWVVARPAWHCTVASGQEGPFGTAAAAADAEGVRSSGDGEEEGKGEKSEKGAEEKAARLSRRQKRTGGDMEGNADLLTIPGVGPKNLRKLVEKGFTGMAELKQFYKDKFLGKSSETMVEYLQSSVGIIHKNHAESITSFIQESVDEELKVLNPDARPKPKKRLTFCVEGNISVGKTTFLKRIVSDTIELRDLVEVVPEPIDKWQDVGPDHFNILDAFYADPSRYAYTFQNYVFVTRVMQERESSDGLKPLRLMERSVFSDRMVFVRAVHEAKWMNEMEISIYDSWFDPVVSVLPGLIPDAFIYLRASPDTCHKRMMHRKRAEEGGVSLDYLCDLHEKHESWLFPFESGNHGVLSVSKLPLNLDNSLHPDIKDRVFYLEGDHMHSSIQKVPALILDCEANIDFSRDVEAKENYARQVAEFFKHVKQMKEVSSTKADEGGVNQQNVILPHEGGLILPNGTRFPEHALKSLDFTRAMSLLSDQ; encoded by the exons ATGCAGAAGTTGCTACAACGATACCCTTCAAGCCCCCCCCTCCTCTGCACTCCTGTTTCTactagtttttttctcttcaaaaacaAACCCTACCCTTCTTTTTCAATGCCAACTGCTACTAATTTCTGCACCAGTACTTCCTTTTTAGCTGCCTTTGTAGCCAAGAAACTCACTATCACACCCACACTGACCTCTCGCTTCTATTCGACTACCTACTGTACTTGTCGTAGCGCTGTTGGGTATAAAACAACTAACCCATTAAGGGCATGGGTGGTGGCACGGCCGGCGTGGCATTGCACGGTGGCTAGTGGACAGGAAGGGCCTTTTGGGACCGCTGCGGCCGCGGCGGATGCTGAAGGTGTGAGGAGTAGTGGTGATGGAGAAGAGGAAGGAAAAGGTGAAAAGAGTGAAAAGGGGGCGGAAGAAAAGGCGGCGAGGTTGAGTAGGAGGCAGAAGAGGACGGGTGGTGATATGGAGGGGAATGCTGATTTGCTGACAATTCCTGGTGTAGGGCCAAAGAATTTGAGAAAATTGGTGGAGAAAGGGTTTACAGGAATGGCTGAGCTTAAGCAGTTTTATAAGGATAag TTTCTTGGAAAATCCAGTGAGACAATGGTTGAGTATTTACAGAGTTCTGTGGGAATTATTCACAAAAATCATGCTGAGAGCATAACTTCTTTCATCCAAGAGAGCGTGGATGAAGAGTTAAAGGTTTTAAATCCAGATGCAAGGCCCAAACCTAAGAAGCGACTCACATTTTGTGTCGAGGGAAATATCAGTGTTGGAAAGACAACATTTCTTAAGAGAATAGTTAGTGATACAATTGAGCTGCGAGATCTTGTTGAGGTGGTGCCTGAACCCATTGATAAGTGGCAGGATGTTGGGCCTGACCACTTTAATATACTTGATGCTTTCTATGCTGACCCATCAAGGTATGCTTATACCTTCCAGAATTATGTTTTTGTCACAAGGGTTATGCAGGAAAGAGAATCATCTGATGGGTTGAAGCCACTCAGGTTGATGGAAAGAAGTGTTTTCAGTGACAGAATG GTCTTTGTACGAGCTGTGCATGAGGCAAAGTGGATGAATGAAATGGAGATCAGCATTTACGACTCATGGTTTGATCCAGTTGTCTCAGTTTTGCCGGGGCTTATTCCTGATGCTTTCATCTACCTTAGAGCAAGCCCTGATACTTGTCACAAGAGAATGATGCATAGGAAAAGGGCAGAAGAAGGGGGAGTCAGCCTAGATTATCTTTGTGATCTGCATGAGAAACATGAGAGCTGGCTTTTCCCATTTGAAAGTGGTAATCATGGGGTACTTTCTGTGAGTAAGCTTCCACTAAATCTGGATAATTCACTACATCCGGATATAAAAGACAGGGTGTTTTATTTGGAAGGCGATCATATGCATTCAAGTATTCAAAAG GTCCCTGCTTTGATTCTTGATTGCGAAGCCAACATTGATTTTAGCAGGGATGTTGAAGCTAAGGAGAA CTATGCGCGCCAAGTTGCTGAGTTCTTTAAACATGTGAAGCAAATGAAGGAAGTTTCATCAACAAAAGCTGATGAAGGTGGTGTTAACCAGCAAAACGTCATACTTCCTCATGAAGGTGGGTTGATTTTACCAAATGGAACACGCTTCCCTGAGCATGCTCTCAAATCCTTAGATTTTACTCGAGCCATGTCACTCCTGTCTGATCAGTGA